The genomic interval TTTATCACATTTGGAATACTTGCTATTATCTATAATAGCACAAAAGCTCAGGAGAACTTAAGTGTAAAAATTGATCAAAGAATGGAAGCTTTGAGCATTTTTTACACGCTAGCAACTGTTGACACAATGGCCATAAAACCAACACCATCAACTTATTACAAAGATTTCAAAACACACTTCGAGCCTTATAAAAACCATAAATCATTAAATTGGTATAGAAATTTAGAGTCTTGGGATGGATATGATATTGCTTCATTAGGTCTTTTCTTATCTGAAAATTATCCGTTTGAAATAAAAATAAAACCTAAAGTTAACTATATCAGAAGTTCCTCTAAAGACACTTTCTTATTTCATTTCAATGAATTTTACAAAGACTGTAAAGTAAAAGAGTTCATTGAAAAGCATAAAAAACTATATAAATCGGTTTGTAAAACTGCAAAAGACTCTGTTAAAGACTCTGGAATTCTGAAAGAAATTCAAGAATTTTATCGAAAACCTACGGCCAGTAAATTTATAATCTATGTGGATTTATTAAATAATATGGGTAACAATGCAATTCCTTCAAATAATATTAAATTCAACGGCAATAGAATGTTTCGACTTGCATATTTGAATGATGTAAGTAAAAATCTAATCGATGAAAGTCCTGTATTTTTTACACCATATTTAAATGTAGTTACACACGAGATTAGCCATCTTTTTGTGCAAGATTTTTTAAAAGACAACAAAAAAGACTTGTCTGAAATCAAAAATATTTTTCTAACGACAAGTAAAGGAGAAAAACTTAATGAATCGGAATGGGAAAATGAATTGGACGAGTTAATAGTAAGAGTTTGCACAGCTAAAATATTAGAACAGAAATTTGGGAAAGAAAAAGGGCTAGAAGAAATAGAAAATCAATCTCGACGTTATAAATTAGCAAAGCCTTTATATGCTTTTTTTGAGAATTACAGTTTAAACAGGAATAAATATAAATCAATTACCGATTTCTATCCGAAAATAATGGAATACCTAAAGAACTATGAAGAATAAAACGCCTGTAAATAAAACAGCATAAACCTCTTATCTAATTAGTTGAATAATCGAAGTTAAAAAAATCGGCTCGTGCTTCACCGAAAATAAACCGCTAATTTATACGTAACGAAACACACACAAAATCGTTAGCACAAATATGAAAAAACAACACCAAATTAATTACAAAAACATAGATCACAACACCCAATGAAATTTTTAAGGATTAAAAATACTTCAGACACCTATTTCCCGGAAACATGGCAATTGTACGAAGATGCATTCCCTATTGAAGAGCGAAGGTTATTAGAAGATCAATCTTTTGTTTTACAAAATGAGCAATATCATTTTGATGTTATCATAGATAATAACCAGTTTATGGGATTTATATTATGGTGGGAATTTAACACCAATAGATACATAGACCACTTTGCAACAGCTGTAGCACAGAGAAACAAAGGTCTCGGAAAAGCAATTCTAAGTAATTTTATAAAAAGCAGCAGTAAACCAATTATTCTAGAAGTAGAACTACCTATTTGCAACCTAAATAAACGGAGAATACAATTTTATGAGAATGTAGGGTTTAAATTAAATCAGCACCCGTACAAAATGCCACCTTTAAGAAAAGAGCAACCTGCCGTAGAACTTCTATTAATGACATATCCAAATAATATCTCTTTAAAAGAAGTGGACTTGTTTATCGAAAAATGTCATCCTATTATTTTTAAGAACAATTTATAAACTTCTGTTTTTTTTAGAAAATAAAAAAGCAAAATATAATCACTATATTTTGCTTTACTTTATTATTTAGATCGTTAATAAAACGCTACACCAACAATAATTTAGAAATCACATCATCACCAATTTCTTCATTCATCATTTTTACAATCTTATCTTTACCGTAACTTAATTCCTCTCGTAAAACAGAAGAAGTTAACTGAATAACCAATGTTTTATTTTGCAGCTTAACAGAAGTGGTATGATTGGCAACACCTGGTCCCATCATTTTATTCCAAGTTTCTTCTATTTTAATTTTTTGCATTCCTTTACTCAAGTTATTTTCCTTGATAAAACTTTTCATTAAATCTTCAATAGAAAAGGAATCATTTTCTCTTTTTGCCATTATATAATAGATTATTGGATTTTTTGAAACTTTGAAACTTTGAAACTTTGAAACTAATATTACAATTTAAAAATCTGATATTCTTTACTCCCTTGCTTTAATATATTCTCTGTTCTTTCAAAATGCGTATCTGTAATAAATATCTGTCCGAATTCGTCATTATTTACCAAATCTATAATTTGAGACACTCTATTTTCATCTAACTTATCAAAAATATCATCTAACAATAAAATAGGAGTCACTTTAGATTGCTGTTTAATAAACTCAAACTGCGCCAATTTTAAAGCGATTAAATATGATTTTTGTTGTCCTTGAGAACCAAATTTTTTAATAGGATAATCGCCAATATCAAAACTTAAATCATCTTTATGTATGCCTGAAGTAGTGTATTGTATAATTTTATCTTTTGTTAAAGATTTTTCTAATAAATGTTTCATAGAAAAATCGTGCAACTGACTTTTATACAACAAATTAACATGCTCTTTATCACCAGAAATTATTTGATATTTCTCATTAAAAATCGGAATAAAACCTTCTAAGAAACTTTTTCTAACTTCATAAATACGCGCTCCAAATTCAGAAAGTTGCTCATCATAAACGCTTAAATTTAAAGCATCAAAAGTTCTATTTGCAGCAAAATATTTTAACAACGCATTTCTTTGACTCAACACCTTATTATAAGACAACAAATCTTTTAAGTAGGTTTTGTTTTGTTGAGAAATTACACCATCAATAAACTTTCTTCTCGTATCACTCCCTTCGGTAACCAAATCTCTATCCGCAGGAGAAATAATAACCAATGGCAACTGACCAATATGTTCAGAAAACTTCTCGTAACTTTTTCCGTTTCGTTTTAAAACCTTTTTTTGACCTTTTTTTAAGCTACAAACAATTTTCTCATTTCTATCGTTTAAAAGATAGTCTCCTTCTATCATAAAAAAACCTTCTCCATGTCTAATATTCTGCAAAGCGACAGAATTAAAGTAACTTTTTGTAAAAGACAGGTAATAAATAGCATCTAGAACATTGGTTTTTCCAATACCATTATTACCCACAAAACAATTTATTTTCTTCTGAAAATCAAAAGTTTGCGACTCAATATTTTTAAAATTAAGTAAAGAAATTTTCTGTAAATACATGGATAAATTTTGATATTGAAAACGTTTTGCAAATTATTGAAAATTTAGCGAATTATCCGCTTTTAAAATCCAATTAAAAAAACTATTTTTGTCGCCACTAATTTTTAAGGAAACAATGGCTACATACAAGAAAAAATACAAGGCAGAAAGTAAACAAGTAGAAAATCAAATTGATGAATCTGAATTTGAAACAGCTGGAGTATTAAATACTTTAGACGAAACAGCGTCTAAATCTGAGCAATGGATTGAGAAAAACAACAAACCATTGTTTTTAGCTTTAATAGCAGTAGTAGTATTGTTTTTAGCGTATATGGGTTATACTAAATATGTAGTGGAGCCAAACGAAACAAAAGCTTCTAATGAATTAGCTTTTCCTAGAAAATATTTTAACGAAGCGTCAATTGCAGGTTCTGGAGTAGATTCTTTATTAACTTTAGGTTTAGAAGGAGCAGATGGTAATTATGGTTTCTTAGACATTGCAGATTCTTTTAGCGGAACGGATGCAGGGAATTTAGCGAACTATTATGCAGGTGTTTCTTATTTACAAATGAAGAAATACGACAAAGCAATTGAGCACTTAAGTAAATTTGATTCTGATGATGAGTTATTAGGACCAGTTTCTATTGGAGCTATTGGAGATGCTTTTGCAGATATTAACCAATCTGAAGATGCTTTAAGTTACTACGAAAAAGCAGCAAACAAAAAAAGTAATGATTTTACAACTCCATTATACTTATTTAAAGCAGGTCAAATTGCTATGGAATTAAAGAATTTTGGTAAAGCAGAAACTTTATTCACAAAAATTAAAGAAAACTATTCTAAATCTGACCAAGGTAGAGATATAGAAAAATATATAGCAGCAGCTAAATACGCTAACTAAAATAGTTCGCAGTAAAACAGTACAGTTGGCAGTAAATAACTAACTGAAAGCTGATAACTGCAGACTGAAAACTAAAAACATGGCTACAACCAATTTATCAGTTTACGATAAAACAACAATCCCAAATGCGAAATCTTTTCGATTTGGGATTGTTGTTTCAGAATGGAATCCTGAAATTACAGGAAATTTACAAAAAGGTGCAATTGAAACTTTATTAGATTGCGGAGCAACGAAAGAAAACATTATTTCTTGGGATGTTCCTGGAAGTTTTGAATTAGTTTATGGCTGTAAAAAAATGATTGCAACGCAGCAAGTTGATGCAATTATAGCAATAGGAAACGTAATACAAGGAGAAACGAAACATTTCGATTTTGTTTGTGAAGGCGTTACCCAAGGTATTGTAGATTTAAATGTAAAATACGACGTTCCTGTTATATTTTGTGTTTTAACAGATAACACAAAACAGCAATCTTTAGACAGATCTGGCGGTAAATTAGGTAACAAAGGAACAGAATGTGCCGTTGCAGCAATTAAAATGGCTGCACTTAAAAATATTGATGCTACTTCAGAAAGTATTGGTTATTAATGATAACCATTTTCCTACAAGGTTTCTCTAACCTTGTAGGTATTCTTTTATTTCCCCTAAAGTTCTCTCTACACCCTTTTTAAAAAATTTGCAAGAAAAATTAAGAACTCTTTTAACATCTTTGTTTGAAGAATTCCTTTTAATTCTGTAAATTTGAAACACTTATATAAGTTGGTATAATCCTTGATTTATTCTAGAATTTATAAACCAATAATACTAAAACTATGGGATTTTTAAAACGTACTAATAAAAAATTTGATTACCAACCTCGTTTTTACAAAGGAGAAGGTAGCCCTTTTAAAATAGAACACAAATTAGATCAGTTTAGAACAACCACTGGTAAAAATAAAGGAATTAAAGGTAAATTTAGTGATGCTTTTGATGATTTAAAAAATTCAGACAGAAGCGTAAACAAAACACTTTTTTATATTATCGCAATTTTGGTACTTATCTTTTTGTACATCATAGATTTCGATTTATCCATTTTTCAATAAAAATTAATGTCGGATATTATTCAATTATTACCAGATCATGTTGCTAACCAAATTGCTGCAGGAGAAGTCGTTCAACGCCCTGCTTCTGTTGTAAAAGAGTTGCTAGAAAACGCCATTGATGCTGGATCAAATAACATAAAACTTTTATTAAAGGATGCTGGTAAAACGTTAATTCAAGTAATTGATAACGGAAAAGGAATGAGTACCACAGACGCTAGAATGAGTTTTGAACGTCATGCAACTTCTAAAATACAAAAAGCCGAAGATTTATTTAACCTGAACACCAAAGGTTTTAGAGGAGAAGCTTTAGCATCTATTGCTGCCATTGCGCATGTAGAATTAAAAACAAAACAAGACGACGAAGAGCTAGGTACTTGCATAAAAATTGAAGGAAGTAAAATTGTATCACAAGATTTTGTTTCTACTAGTAAAGGAACCAGTATTGCTGTAAAAAACTTGTTTTACAATATTCCTGCAAGAAGAAATTTTTTAAAGTCGGATACCGTAGAAACGCGTCATATTATAGATGAATTTCAAAGAGTTGCTTTAGCGCATCCAAATATTGCTTTTTTAATGCATCATAATGATAATGAAGTTTATCATTTAAAAAGCAGTAATTTAAGAAAACGAATTGTGAGTGTTTTTGGCACTAAAATGAATGAAAAATTAGTTCCTATAAACGAGTATACTGATATTGTAGGTATAGAAGGTTTTGTTGCGAAACCAGAATTTTCTAAAAGAAAAAGAGGAGAACAATTCTTTTTTGTGAATGATCGTTTTATAAAAAGCTCATACTTAAATCATGCAGTGGTAAATGCTTATGATGGTTTGTTAGAATCAGGGTCACATCCCTCCTATTTTCTATATTTAACAGTGCCTGCAAATACTATTGACATTAACATTCATCCTACTAAAACAGAGATAAAGTTTGATAATGAAAAAGCTTTGTATGCCATGTTAAGAGCTACTGTAAAACACAGTTTAGGCCAATACAATGTAGCGCCTGTTTTAGACTTTAATAGAGATGCAAATTTAGATACACCGTATCATTTTAATTCCAAACCAAAATCTACTTCTACTCCTAAAATATCTGTAGATCCAGATTTTAATCCGTTTAAAGAAGAAGCAAGCAGAGAAATACATACACCGTTTAAAAGCGAACCAAAAACAGAAAGTTGGGAGTCTTTATATACTCCTACTATTGCAGATACAGAAGAAGAGATACAATCGGAATTATTTGACAATCAACAAGAAATAAAAACACAGAAAACATTTCAAATTCAGCGAAAGTATTTACTAAGTTCTATAAAATCTGGTGTGGTTTTAATCAATCAATCTTTAGCGCATCAGCGTATTTTATACGAAGATTTCTTAGAAAGTATTACTGTAAAAGAAGCCAACAGTCAGCAATTATTGTTTCCTGTTAAAATTTCTTATACATCTGCAGAAATAGAAATGATTTACACGATTAAAACCGAATTAGAAAATGCTGGTTTTTCTTTTGATGAATTTACAAAAGACAGTGTTACTATAAAAGGAATTCCGGTTTCGGTTACAGAAAGTAAAATAACGATTATATTAGAAGAGTTATTAAGCGATATAGATTTAGAAGTACCAGATGCTAGTTTTAGTCATTTTGATGTCATGGCAAAATCGTTTGCAAAAACATTGTCTATAAAAACAGGCACACAACTTTCTGAACGAGAACAAGAAGGATTGGTAAATGATTTATTTTCTTGTAAAGAACCAACGGTATCTCCTTTCGGAAAACCAATTTTTAAAACATTAACATTAAACGAAATAGACAATCTATTTAACAGTTAAAAATGAATACAAAACTTACAGATGCCATAAAACATATAATTATTATAAATGTAATTTTATTTGTTGCACCACAACTCTTAAAGTTAGATTTTACAAATATCTTGGCTTTACATTTTCCTGAAAATGAACATTTCGGAATTTGGCAGTACGTAACACACATGTTTATGCACGGTGGTTTTAGTCATATATTGTTTAACATGTACGGTTTATGGGCTTTTGGTACTCCTTTAGAACAAATATGGGGAAAAAAGAAATTTATATTTTTCTATTTTTCTGCAGGTATTGGAGCTGGAGTAATTTACACATTGGTCAATTATTATCAATTTAATGGTATCTACGAACTTTTTATAAATGCAGGTTTAAATAATTCTGAAGTTTTATCTATCTTAAAATCTGGTAGCACCAATGATGCTCGTATTATAGGAGCCATTACGCAAGATCAATTTAATCAAATAACCTCTTTATACAATACTCCTGCTGTTGGAGCCTCTGGAGCTGTATATGGTGTTTTAGTAGCTTTTGGTCTTTATTTTAAAGATGCAAAATTAGCATTGATATTTTTCCCTGTTCCTATTGCTGCAAAATACTTTATACCTGTAATGATTCTAGGAGATTTATTCTTTGGAATGACTAAATATTCTATTGGAAACATAGCTCATTTTGCACACGTTGGTGGAGCTCTAATAGGTTTTATTATAGCTTGGTACTGGAAAAAGAATGAATTTAAAACATATTAATGAGTTTTATAGACGACATAAAAAACCGCTATAAAAGCGGAAATATTGTAGAAAAATTAATCTACATAAACCTTGCTATCTTTGTATTTACCTTGTTAACATCTGTTTTTCAAGATTTATATAAAGGCGAAATAAATTGGGTAGTAACCTGGTTTTCTTTGGATGATAATTTTACATCTTTACTCACCAAACCTTGGACTATTATTACTTATGGTTTTTTACATGCCGACTTTCTACACATTCTTTTAAACCTAATAACACTATACTTTGTAGGTAACTTATTCATCGAGTATTTCACACAAAAGCAACTATTAACGTTCTACCTATTAGGTACTTTTTTTGGTGGCGCATTATTTATTTTAAGCCACAACTACTTTCCTTTATTTCAAGATCAATCTTCTATATTAGTAGGAGCTTCTGCAGGAATTTCAGCTATTTTTATAGGAATTACCACGTACATACCAAACTATCAATTAAAAATACGTTTTATTGGTTTTGTTAAACTATGGTATTTGGGCGCTATTTGGGTAGGTTTAGATATATTAGCATTGTCTGGAGGAAATGCTGGTGGACATTTTGCACATTTAGGAGGCGCTTTATTTGGCTTTTTATATGTTCAGAAAGCAGCCAATAAAGAAATACTTATTTTCGATAAAATAGCAGCCCTATTTTCAACAAAAAAGAAACCTTTAAAAACAGTTTATAAATCGCCAAAAAAAACAGTAAAGACAAATAAGGGCACTTCTATAAACCAACAACAAATAGATGCTATTTTAGATAAAATTAGCAAGTCTGGTTATGATACTTTAACAAAAGAAGAAAAAGAATTCTTATTTAAACAAGGAAGGTAATAGTATGAAAAATTTGTCCCCCATAGATAAGATTTTATTTTTTCTAAATTCAATATTAGCAACCCTATTATTGTTATCTTATGTACTACATTTTATATCTCCCATTACCATACCATTTGTTGCTATCATAAGCCTATTTGTACCTTTCTTAATGATAATTAACCTGCTTTTTGCTATTTACTGGTTAATTAAGTTAAAAAAACAATTTTTATTATCTGTTACTGTTTTTATTATTGGAGTCTTTTTCTCCTCTCCTTTTTTCAAAATTTCAGGGAACAACTCTTCTTTAAACAGCGATTTAAAAGTAATGAGTTATAATGTAAAAAGCTTCGATCTTTTTCATAAAAAAAAGGACTCAATAGTACAAGATGGCTACGAATTTATCACAGAAAAAGACCCAGATATTATTAGCATACAAGAATACTATAAGTCTAATAAAAACAACTTCTCTTTTCCTTACAAATACGTAAAACTTCGTCCGAATAGTAAAAAATACGGAATGGCGATTTACTCTAAACATAAGATTATTAATTCTGGATCTTTAGACTTAAAAAGTACTGGTAATAATATTATTTTTGCTGATATATTAAAGAAAAAGGATACCATCAGAATTTATAATATCCATTTAGAATCTTTAAGAATAAAGCCAAATGAAGAAAATTTTGGCGAAGAAAATTCAGAAAAATTAATAGAAAGAGTTTCTAATTCCTTTAAAGAACAAGCAGAGCAAACCGTTCAGTTTTTAGCGCATGAGCAACAATGGAAAGGGAAAAAAATTGTTTGTGGAGACTTTAATAATACTAGTTACTCATGGGTCTATAACCAAATTGCAAAAGGTAAAAAAGATACTTATATAGAATCTGGTAAAGGTTTTGGTAAGACCTACAATTATTGGTTTCCAATGAGAATAGATTTCATTTTAACCGACAATAACGCCATTAGCAACAAGTTTACTACCTATACAGAAAAGTACTCAGACCATTTTCCTGTTATGGCAAAAATTAACTGGTAAGTTTTTCTATATTCGTACTTATAAAATTAAATTATCTAATTCTATGAAACATTTTGATGTAGCGATTATTGGAAGCGGACCTTCTGGTGCTTCAACCGCTTTTTATTTAGGCAAACAAGGTATCTCTACCGTTATCATAGAAAAAGAAACTTTACCACGTTACAAAACCTGCGGTGGAGGTTTTGTTAATAGAGGAAGAAAAGACATGCCTTTTGAGATTAATGAAGTTATTGAAAGTGAATTCTTTGCTGTTGACAGTTATTTTAATGGCGGTAAAATTTATTACCAATCTTCTAAAGAAAAGCCAATCATAACTATGATTATGAGAGATGCTTTTGATAATTTAATTGTAGAAAAAGCAAAAGAATTTGGCGTTACTTTATTAGAAAACCATACATTAAAAAGCATCGATTTTAAAGATAACAAATCTATACTACATACTTCTGAAGGAGAAATTACTGCAAATTTTATAATTGCTGCAGACGGTGTTTTAAGTCAGACAGCAAAAATGGCTGGTTGGAAAGAAGACACTAGAAAACTAATACCTGCTCTAGAGTACGAAGTAGAAGTTTCTAAAGAAGATTTTAAAAGATTATCTACAAGTATACGTTTTGATATTGATGCAGTTCCTTATGGATACGCATGGAGTTTTCCTAAGAAAAATCATTTATCATTAGGTGTTTTAACCACTAGGAAAGGTAAAATCAATTTAAAAGAGTACTACAGAAAATACTTAAAAACTTTGGGTATTAATGAAGTAATAAAAGAAGATGCTCACGGATTTAAAATTCCGATTGCGCCAAGAACAGATGGTTTTGTTAAAAATAATGTTTTCTTAATTGGAGATGCTGCTGGTTTTGCAGAACCTATAACTGCAGAAGGAATTTCGAATGCTATTTTAAGCGGAAAATATGTTGCAGAAGCACTTATAGAAAGTAAATTAGAGAAATCTTTAGCTGAAAAACTGTATATAGAAAAATTAAATATTAAGATGTTACCTGAATTACACTCAGGTGGCACTTTATCAAAATTCTTTTATAATAACAATCCGATTAGAAATTATATACTAAAAAAATACGGGCAGCATTTTAGCGATTTAATGGTAGACATTTTACATGGAGATAAACCGTTTCCAACAAATGTTTCAGAAAAATTAAAAGCTAAAATTAAAGAGAAGTTATTTTAAATAAACAGGTGCACTAAGTTCTGCATAGTGATGCGAGGTAAAGGTATCTTTAATTATAAATACAATTCGTATTTTTTTTCTGCTAGACCTTCATCATTTATAAAAGTATTTTTTATTTTAAAATTATTGTTTTCTAAAATTTTTGAAGAAGCTATATTTTCATCTACCACATAGCCTACAATTTTATCCATTTTAAGTTTTTTACAATAGGTAATTAGACCTACACAAACTTCTGCTCCATAGCCTAGTTTCCAAAATTCTTCTAAAAAGCGATAGCCTATTTCATCATCTAAATTATCTTTAACCAAGGCCACTGTGCCTAAAAACTGATTGTCTGTTTTTCTAACAATAGCGTAAATCCAAAAGCCATTTTTAGAGGTATTATATTTTAAAATTAACGTTTTTAACTCAGTTTCATTTTCAATATAGCTCTTTGGGTTTCCGGTAGCATATTTTAAAACATTTACATTACTTTCTAGTTTATGAAATGCATCTATATCTTCTACACACAGCCTTCTAATAATTAACCTTTCCGTTTCAAAAATCATCAATAATATCGTACTTTTGCTCTTCTAAACTGTTTTATACAGTATTTGTAAATATACAATTTGAACTTTAAGAAATAAATCCTTTTTTAAAGTTTTGTTTTTTAGTTAAACACACTTATTAGAATGAATGCAGAAAAAAAAGTTGCCTTTTACACTTTAGGATGCAAATTAAATTTTTCAGAAACGTCTACTATTGCTCGTAATTTTGTGAGCGAAGGTTTTAATCGTGTCGATTTTGAAGAAAAAGCAGACGTGTATGTTATAAATACCTGTTCTGTTACAGATAATGCCGATAAACGCTTTAAAACCATTGTAAAAAATGCTTTAAAGAAAAACGATGATGCTTTCCTAATCGCTGTTGGTTGCTACGCGCAATTAAAACCAGAAGAATTAGCTGCAGTAGATGGTGTCGATTTAGTTTTAGGAGCTACAGAAAAGTTTAATGTTACTAGTTATATAAACGATTTAACTAAAAATAATGTTGGTGAAGTTCACTCATGTGAAATTTCTGATGCAGATTTTTACGTTGGTTCTTATTCAATTGGAGATAGAACACGTGCATTTTTAAAAGTACAAGATGGTTGCGATTATAAATGTACTTATTGTACAATTCCTTTAGCACGTGGAATTTCTAGAAGCGATACTTTAGAAAATGTTATTGAAAATGCCAGAGAAATTTCATCAAAAGGAATTAAAGAAATTGTTTTAACAGGTGTTAATATTGGCGATTATGGTAAAGGTGAATTTGGTAATAAAAAGCACGAACATACGTTTTTAGAACTCGTAAAAGAATTAGATAAAGTAGACGGTATACATCGCTTACGAATTTCATCTATAGAACCTAATTTACTTAGAGATGAAACGATAGAATTTGTATCTAAATCAGGTTCTTTTGTTCCTCATTTTCATATTCCTTTGCAATCTGGTAGTGATAAGTTACTTAAGAAAATGAAACGTAGGTATTTAACCAATACGTACACAAATAGAGTAACAAGAATTAAAGAAGTAATGCCTAACGCTTGTATTGGTGTAGACGTTATAGTTGGTTTTCCTGGAGAAACAGAAGAGCTGTTTTTAGAAACGTACAACTATTTAAACGAAATGGACATTTCTTACTTACATGTTTTTACCTACTCTGAAAGACCAAATACAGAAGCAGTGCATCTAGAAGGTGTCGTGCCTAAAAAAGTACGTGCAAAACGTAGTAAAATGTTGCGTGGTTTATCCGCTAAAAAAAGACGTGCTTTTTATGAAAGTCAGTTAGGAAATACCCTAACCGTTTTATTTGAAAATGAAAATAAAGAAGGGTATATAAACGGTTTTACAGAAAATTACGTTAAAGTTAAAACACCTTGGAACCCAGAGTTAGTAAATACATTACATACTATTACACTTACTGAAATTGATGAAGATGGTTTGGTAAGATTTAATTTTGAAAACAATAGCGTTACAATTTAAAATGTAATTGCTACATTAAAATAAATAGATATGAAAAAGATTCCAATATACTTGGTACCTGGTTTAGCAGCTGGACCAGAAATTTTTGAAAACTTAGAATTATCAAAAGATAAATATGACGTTCATTATTTAGAATGGATAACACCCATAGCACAAGAAGAGTCTATTGCTAATTACGCCATGAGAATGAGCGAAGAAGTAAAAGAAGAAAACCCTGTTTTAGTAGGTGTTTCTTTTGGCGGAATTATGGTACAAGAAATGAGTAAATATTTAGATGTTAAAAAAGTTATTATTATATCTAGTGTAAAACACCATAAAGAACTTCCTAAGAGATTTGAATTTGTAAAATTTACAAAAGCTTACAAATTCTTTCCAACAAAAGTTGTTTCAAATTTTGAAGATTATGCGCAATATTTTTTAGGAAAATCGTTAAAGAAGAGAGCCGATATTTACAAAAAGTACCTTTCTGTTAGAAGTGAACTGTATTTAAACTGGTCTATTGGCACCATTATTAGATGGGAACAAACAAAAAAAGACCAAAACATTACTCATATTCATGGCACAAGTGACCATGTATTTCCTATAAAAAACATAAACAATTGTATACAAATAGAAGGTGGTAGCCATATTATGATTATCACTAAAGCCAAAAAATTAACTAAAATCATTAACGATACTTTAACTAGTTAAAACAAAGGTATTCCTTATTTTTAAATCATAAAAAAATTGCAATCTCATGAATAAATCACTCCGTTTTCTTTCACTACTTAGCATCTTAATTATTGCTTTTTTATTTTATAATGGCAT from Polaribacter sejongensis carries:
- a CDS encoding endonuclease/exonuclease/phosphatase family protein, with the protein product MIINLLFAIYWLIKLKKQFLLSVTVFIIGVFFSSPFFKISGNNSSLNSDLKVMSYNVKSFDLFHKKKDSIVQDGYEFITEKDPDIISIQEYYKSNKNNFSFPYKYVKLRPNSKKYGMAIYSKHKIINSGSLDLKSTGNNIIFADILKKKDTIRIYNIHLESLRIKPNEENFGEENSEKLIERVSNSFKEQAEQTVQFLAHEQQWKGKKIVCGDFNNTSYSWVYNQIAKGKKDTYIESGKGFGKTYNYWFPMRIDFILTDNNAISNKFTTYTEKYSDHFPVMAKINW
- a CDS encoding geranylgeranyl reductase family protein, which produces MKHFDVAIIGSGPSGASTAFYLGKQGISTVIIEKETLPRYKTCGGGFVNRGRKDMPFEINEVIESEFFAVDSYFNGGKIYYQSSKEKPIITMIMRDAFDNLIVEKAKEFGVTLLENHTLKSIDFKDNKSILHTSEGEITANFIIAADGVLSQTAKMAGWKEDTRKLIPALEYEVEVSKEDFKRLSTSIRFDIDAVPYGYAWSFPKKNHLSLGVLTTRKGKINLKEYYRKYLKTLGINEVIKEDAHGFKIPIAPRTDGFVKNNVFLIGDAAGFAEPITAEGISNAILSGKYVAEALIESKLEKSLAEKLYIEKLNIKMLPELHSGGTLSKFFYNNNPIRNYILKKYGQHFSDLMVDILHGDKPFPTNVSEKLKAKIKEKLF
- the mutL gene encoding DNA mismatch repair endonuclease MutL, coding for MSDIIQLLPDHVANQIAAGEVVQRPASVVKELLENAIDAGSNNIKLLLKDAGKTLIQVIDNGKGMSTTDARMSFERHATSKIQKAEDLFNLNTKGFRGEALASIAAIAHVELKTKQDDEELGTCIKIEGSKIVSQDFVSTSKGTSIAVKNLFYNIPARRNFLKSDTVETRHIIDEFQRVALAHPNIAFLMHHNDNEVYHLKSSNLRKRIVSVFGTKMNEKLVPINEYTDIVGIEGFVAKPEFSKRKRGEQFFFVNDRFIKSSYLNHAVVNAYDGLLESGSHPSYFLYLTVPANTIDINIHPTKTEIKFDNEKALYAMLRATVKHSLGQYNVAPVLDFNRDANLDTPYHFNSKPKSTSTPKISVDPDFNPFKEEASREIHTPFKSEPKTESWESLYTPTIADTEEEIQSELFDNQQEIKTQKTFQIQRKYLLSSIKSGVVLINQSLAHQRILYEDFLESITVKEANSQQLLFPVKISYTSAEIEMIYTIKTELENAGFSFDEFTKDSVTIKGIPVSVTESKITIILEELLSDIDLEVPDASFSHFDVMAKSFAKTLSIKTGTQLSEREQEGLVNDLFSCKEPTVSPFGKPIFKTLTLNEIDNLFNS
- a CDS encoding rhomboid family intramembrane serine protease, giving the protein MSFIDDIKNRYKSGNIVEKLIYINLAIFVFTLLTSVFQDLYKGEINWVVTWFSLDDNFTSLLTKPWTIITYGFLHADFLHILLNLITLYFVGNLFIEYFTQKQLLTFYLLGTFFGGALFILSHNYFPLFQDQSSILVGASAGISAIFIGITTYIPNYQLKIRFIGFVKLWYLGAIWVGLDILALSGGNAGGHFAHLGGALFGFLYVQKAANKEILIFDKIAALFSTKKKPLKTVYKSPKKTVKTNKGTSINQQQIDAILDKISKSGYDTLTKEEKEFLFKQGR
- a CDS encoding rhomboid family intramembrane serine protease is translated as MNTKLTDAIKHIIIINVILFVAPQLLKLDFTNILALHFPENEHFGIWQYVTHMFMHGGFSHILFNMYGLWAFGTPLEQIWGKKKFIFFYFSAGIGAGVIYTLVNYYQFNGIYELFINAGLNNSEVLSILKSGSTNDARIIGAITQDQFNQITSLYNTPAVGASGAVYGVLVAFGLYFKDAKLALIFFPVPIAAKYFIPVMILGDLFFGMTKYSIGNIAHFAHVGGALIGFIIAWYWKKNEFKTY
- a CDS encoding GNAT family N-acetyltransferase translates to MIFETERLIIRRLCVEDIDAFHKLESNVNVLKYATGNPKSYIENETELKTLILKYNTSKNGFWIYAIVRKTDNQFLGTVALVKDNLDDEIGYRFLEEFWKLGYGAEVCVGLITYCKKLKMDKIVGYVVDENIASSKILENNNFKIKNTFINDEGLAEKKYELYL